The following DNA comes from Acidimicrobiales bacterium.
TCTTCACCGACGACGAGGCCGTCCACCAGGTGTGGAAGTGGCAGCCGGTCACCGGGCCCGGCCGGTGAGCGCCACCCCCCGGCCCGTGGCCGTGCTCGGCGTCGGCATGCACCCGTGGGGGAAGTGGGGCCGGAACTTCGTGGAGTACGGCCGCACCGCCGCTCGCCGGGCCCTGGCCGACGCCGGGGTGGAGTGGTCCGACATCGACTTCGTGGCCGGCGCCGACACCATGCGCAACGGCTACCCGGGCTACGTCTCGGGCGCCACCTTCGCCCAGGCCCTGGGCTGGACCGGCAGCCGGGTGGCGTCGTGCTACGCGGCCTGCGCCTCGGGCTCGGTGGCCCTGGAGGCGGCCCGCACCCGCATCCTGGCCGGCCTCTCGGACCTGGCCCTGGTGGTGGGGGCCGACACCACCCCGAAGGGGTTCCTGGCCCCCAACGCCGGTGACCGGCCCGACGACCCCGACTGGCTCCGCTTCCGGCTCCTGGGTGCCTCCAACCCCGCCTACTTCGGCCTCTACGCCCGCCGCCGCATGGAGCTGTGGGGCGCCACCGACGAGGACTTCGCCCGGGTCAAGGTCAAGAACGCCCGCCACGGCGTGGCCAACCCGCAGGCCCGGTACCGCACGGAGGTCACCGTGGAGGAGGTGCTGGCCAGCCCGCTGGTGGCCAGCCCCCTGCGCCTGCTGGAGATCTGCGCCACCTCCGACGGGGCCGCGGCGGTGGTCCTGGCCTCGGAGGCCGCGGCCCGCCGCCTGGCCACCGACCCGGTGACGGTCCGGGCCGTGTCCACGGTGACGCCCACCTACCCCAACGTCGTCCCCGACCTGCCCGACATCGCCGCCGACTCGGCCCTGGCCGTGCCCGCCCCGGCCACCACGTTCAAGGCCTCCATCGCCGGGGCCTGCTACCAGGAGGCCGGCATCGGGCCCGAGGAGCTGTCCCTGGCCGAGGTCTACGACCTGTCCACGGCCATGGAGCTCGACTGGTACGAGGACATCGGCCTGTGCGGCCCGGGCCAGGCCGAGGGACTGCTGCGGGACGGCGCCACCGAGATCGGCGGCCACATCCCGGTCAACCCGTCCGGGGGGCTGGCCT
Coding sequences within:
- a CDS encoding lipid-transfer protein yields the protein MSATPRPVAVLGVGMHPWGKWGRNFVEYGRTAARRALADAGVEWSDIDFVAGADTMRNGYPGYVSGATFAQALGWTGSRVASCYAACASGSVALEAARTRILAGLSDLALVVGADTTPKGFLAPNAGDRPDDPDWLRFRLLGASNPAYFGLYARRRMELWGATDEDFARVKVKNARHGVANPQARYRTEVTVEEVLASPLVASPLRLLEICATSDGAAAVVLASEAAARRLATDPVTVRAVSTVTPTYPNVVPDLPDIAADSALAVPAPATTFKASIAGACYQEAGIGPEELSLAEVYDLSTAMELDWYEDIGLCGPGQAEGLLRDGATEIGGHIPVNPSGGLACFGEAVPAQALAQVCEVTWQLRGQAGARQVEGARVGITANQGLFGHGSSVLLAR